A single region of the Streptomyces sp. NBC_00425 genome encodes:
- a CDS encoding alpha/beta hydrolase family esterase yields the protein MKPRRKAWPAALAAVVALVMGTTTAYGSSSGGPEPSAPRAAAATAGCGRAPGLTSGTHTVQSGGRSRSYTLKVPDNYDRNRSYRLVFGFHWLGGNATDVATGRTVERGAWAYYGLQRLANNSTIFVAPQGLDNGWGNAGGEDVAFVDTMRTQIEAALCVDTARRFAVGFSYGAAMSHALACARPTVFRAVAVQSGGQLSGCSGGTQPVAYLGVHGIRDSVLGVSGGRALRDRFVRNNGCAAQNPPEPAQGSRSHRVTAYSGCSSGHPVVWAAFDEGHIAAPQDGAGGDSGSRTWVPGEIWKFFSQF from the coding sequence GTGAAACCGAGGCGCAAGGCATGGCCCGCCGCGCTCGCGGCAGTCGTCGCCCTGGTCATGGGTACGACGACGGCGTACGGCAGTTCGTCCGGCGGTCCGGAACCCTCAGCTCCCAGGGCGGCCGCGGCGACAGCCGGCTGCGGCAGGGCCCCCGGGCTGACGAGCGGTACCCACACCGTGCAGAGCGGCGGCAGGAGCCGCAGCTACACCTTGAAGGTTCCGGACAACTACGACCGCAATCGCTCCTACCGTCTGGTCTTCGGGTTCCACTGGCTGGGCGGCAACGCCACCGACGTGGCCACGGGCCGGACGGTGGAGAGGGGCGCGTGGGCCTACTACGGGCTCCAACGACTGGCGAACAACAGCACCATCTTCGTCGCGCCCCAGGGACTCGACAACGGCTGGGGCAACGCGGGCGGTGAGGACGTGGCGTTCGTCGACACCATGCGCACCCAGATCGAGGCCGCTCTGTGCGTCGACACGGCACGGCGCTTCGCCGTCGGCTTCAGCTACGGGGCCGCCATGAGCCATGCCCTCGCGTGCGCCAGGCCGACGGTGTTCCGTGCGGTCGCGGTGCAGTCCGGCGGACAGCTCAGCGGCTGCAGCGGCGGCACCCAGCCGGTCGCGTACCTCGGGGTGCACGGCATCAGGGACAGCGTCCTCGGCGTCTCCGGCGGGCGCGCACTGCGCGACCGGTTCGTCCGCAACAACGGTTGCGCCGCCCAGAACCCGCCCGAACCGGCACAGGGAAGCCGCAGCCACCGGGTCACCGCCTACTCCGGCTGCTCGTCCGGCCATCCGGTCGTATGGGCCGCGTTCGACGAGGGCCACATCGCGGCTCCGCAGGACGGGGCGGGCGGAGACAGCGGCTCCAGGACCTGGGTGCCGGGCGAGATCTGGAAGTTCTTCAGCCAGTTCTAG
- a CDS encoding glycoside hydrolase family 43 protein, translated as MTHAHHSVSRRTALAVTGGMAAGALSPLGPASRARAATTDAAAASYTNPVIWQDFADIDIIRVGGTYYCSASTMHYSPGAPVLRSYDLVNWEIAGHSVPVLDFGSKYDLNGGRGYVRGIWASSLAYRPGNSTFYWLGQIDFAQTYVYTATSVEGPWKRHAALGQVYYDAGLLVDDDDTLYVAYGNSAISVAQLSPDGRSQVRSQQVFSTPSSIGTLEGSRFYKINGNYYIFLTRPANGQYILKSTSGPFGPYTLRQVLLNLPGPVQGGGVPHQGGLVRTQSGAWYYMAFVDAYPGGRMPALAPVTWTADGWPVLQLVNGAWGTSYPSPVVPAPPRQVTPLTGVDTFDGTALKPKWEWNHNPDNSRWSAGNGLTLRTATVTNDLYGARNTLTHRIQGPTSTATIQLEHSAMRDGDRAGLALLRDSSAWIGLQRDGGVTRLVMVDGLTMDGNWKTTGTGTVRASASVPSGGRLWLRAGADIRPGASRPGVFSYSADGVAFTRLGPAFSLGNDWRFFMGYRFALFNHATQALGGSVRVTRFELSTP; from the coding sequence ATGACACATGCACACCATTCGGTAAGTCGCCGCACGGCGTTGGCGGTGACCGGCGGGATGGCCGCCGGCGCCCTGTCGCCCCTCGGCCCGGCGAGCCGGGCACGAGCAGCAACGACGGACGCGGCGGCGGCCTCGTACACGAACCCGGTGATCTGGCAGGACTTCGCCGACATCGACATCATCCGCGTCGGCGGCACGTACTACTGCTCCGCGTCGACGATGCACTACTCGCCCGGCGCTCCCGTGCTCCGCTCGTACGACCTCGTGAACTGGGAGATCGCCGGCCACTCCGTGCCCGTGCTCGACTTCGGGTCCAAGTACGACCTGAACGGCGGCCGAGGTTACGTCCGAGGCATCTGGGCGTCGTCGCTGGCCTACCGTCCCGGCAACAGCACCTTCTACTGGCTCGGCCAGATCGACTTCGCACAGACCTACGTCTACACCGCCACGTCCGTCGAGGGCCCGTGGAAGAGGCACGCCGCACTCGGCCAGGTCTACTACGACGCAGGGCTGCTGGTGGACGACGACGACACCCTGTACGTCGCGTACGGGAACAGCGCCATCAGCGTGGCCCAGCTGTCCCCCGACGGACGCAGTCAGGTGCGGTCGCAGCAGGTGTTCAGCACGCCGTCCAGCATCGGCACGCTGGAGGGCTCCCGCTTCTACAAGATCAACGGGAACTACTACATCTTCCTGACCCGCCCCGCCAACGGCCAGTACATCCTGAAGTCGACCAGCGGCCCCTTCGGGCCCTACACACTGCGGCAGGTCCTGCTCAACCTGCCCGGGCCGGTGCAGGGCGGAGGCGTTCCGCACCAGGGCGGGCTGGTACGGACGCAGTCCGGGGCCTGGTACTACATGGCCTTCGTCGACGCCTATCCCGGCGGAAGGATGCCGGCCCTGGCCCCCGTCACCTGGACCGCGGACGGCTGGCCCGTCCTGCAGCTCGTGAACGGCGCCTGGGGCACGTCGTATCCCAGCCCCGTCGTGCCGGCCCCGCCCCGTCAGGTCACTCCCCTCACCGGCGTCGACACCTTCGACGGCACGGCCCTCAAGCCTAAATGGGAGTGGAACCACAACCCGGACAACAGCAGGTGGTCCGCGGGCAACGGACTTACCCTGCGCACGGCGACGGTCACCAACGACCTCTACGGCGCCCGCAACACGCTCACTCACCGCATCCAGGGCCCCACGTCCACCGCGACGATCCAGCTCGAGCACTCGGCGATGCGGGACGGCGACCGGGCCGGTCTCGCGCTGCTGCGCGACTCCTCCGCGTGGATCGGGCTCCAGCGCGACGGCGGTGTCACCCGGCTGGTCATGGTCGACGGGCTGACCATGGACGGCAACTGGAAGACCACCGGAACGGGGACCGTCCGCGCAAGCGCGAGCGTGCCGAGCGGCGGCCGCCTCTGGCTGCGGGCCGGCGCCGACATCCGTCCCGGCGCGTCCCGGCCCGGCGTCTTCTCCTACAGCGCCGACGGCGTCGCCTTCACGCGACTCGGCCCCGCGTTCTCCCTGGGCAACGACTGGCGCTTCTTCATGGGCTACCGGTTCGCCCTCTTCAACCACGCGACCCAGGCGCTCGGCGGCTCCGTCCGCGTGACGCGGTTCGAACTGTCCACTCCCTGA
- a CDS encoding FadR/GntR family transcriptional regulator, producing the protein MNDTPATEAALPAQALPAAPAAVNGSGERRDYRPGYEVVAERLLEYIAEARLVAGDRLPTENDLAQTLETSRAVVREAVKILSALGRVRAHKGRGLFVADDEGMLITSRWGGFFRPVDIDHVLMLFEFRRVQEMAASSLAATRATPSELRTIEIAMQQCRHGFTERQVDVFNQADDDFHAALAAASHNAFLVSAVRDARRLQRQSSAIGIHDSLGENTLSAVEEHEAIYRAIRDGRPDEAAEATAAHLDRTLEDYRREIQRRLFG; encoded by the coding sequence ATGAACGACACGCCAGCCACGGAAGCGGCCTTGCCGGCGCAGGCCCTCCCCGCCGCCCCCGCAGCGGTGAACGGCTCGGGCGAGCGGCGTGACTACCGTCCCGGTTACGAGGTCGTGGCGGAGCGGCTCCTCGAGTACATCGCCGAGGCGCGACTGGTGGCCGGTGACCGGCTGCCCACGGAGAACGACCTGGCCCAGACGCTCGAGACCAGCAGGGCGGTCGTGCGGGAAGCCGTGAAGATCCTCTCGGCGCTCGGCCGGGTGAGGGCCCACAAGGGGCGAGGCCTGTTCGTCGCCGACGACGAGGGCATGCTCATCACCAGTCGTTGGGGAGGCTTCTTCCGCCCCGTCGACATCGACCACGTCCTGATGCTGTTCGAGTTCCGCAGGGTTCAGGAGATGGCCGCCAGCAGTCTGGCCGCGACCCGGGCCACGCCGTCGGAACTGCGCACCATCGAGATCGCGATGCAGCAGTGCCGGCACGGGTTCACCGAGCGTCAGGTCGACGTTTTCAACCAGGCCGACGACGACTTCCACGCGGCGCTCGCCGCGGCCTCGCACAACGCCTTCCTCGTCAGCGCCGTGCGCGACGCACGGCGACTGCAGCGGCAGTCCAGCGCCATCGGCATCCATGACTCGCTCGGCGAGAACACCCTGTCGGCGGTCGAGGAGCACGAGGCGATCTACCGGGCCATCCGTGACGGCCGGCCCGACGAGGCCGCCGAGGCGACCGCGGCACACCTCGACAGGACTCTCGAGGACTACCGGCGCGAGATCCAGCGCCGCCTGTTCGGATAG
- a CDS encoding ABC transporter substrate-binding protein, with the protein MTVNKPSSGRRRALNAKRSALLAGCAATVLLTVTACGNGGTAATTTKDGFAQAPQKDGALTVWVDATRMDAAKLYQKLHPDVKLDIVSYDGDANGSNYLQTKVQLFNRTGKGWPDVVFSSQNNEVTWAVDAGFAAPLDKGLIPATTLAEFAKGANDVCKVNDTLYCLRNDLSQAVLWYNAPLMKKFGYTVPTTWEDYQALGEKVAKEHPGFLVGDAGDSFTPEIYLWASQCGANDITGPKSVSVNTTSEACTKMAKLLDVLIKNKSMSISGVFSTDFGKNQADKVLLMPGPAWYGGAVFKDTLKVPAQQIGVAPIPLWKGQTAPTTGNVGGGTWLLSKHSAHIKAATDFLKWVTTDDAYQAQKAPGYPAYGPAAEKWLKAQGGVGYLTGDLSALQDASSQVWPGWGSGQFSQEAIWAATVKPGLTQGKSIESMLPAWQDSIVKYAKSNGYKVSQ; encoded by the coding sequence ATGACCGTCAACAAGCCTTCGTCCGGCCGGAGAAGAGCGCTCAACGCCAAGCGTTCGGCGTTGCTGGCCGGGTGCGCGGCCACGGTGCTGCTCACCGTGACCGCCTGTGGCAACGGCGGCACCGCCGCCACGACCACCAAGGACGGCTTCGCCCAGGCGCCGCAGAAGGACGGCGCGCTGACCGTCTGGGTGGACGCGACCCGCATGGACGCGGCGAAGCTGTATCAGAAGCTCCACCCGGACGTGAAGCTGGACATCGTCAGCTACGACGGCGACGCCAACGGCTCGAACTACCTCCAGACGAAGGTGCAGTTGTTCAACCGCACCGGCAAGGGCTGGCCGGACGTCGTCTTCAGCTCGCAGAACAACGAGGTGACGTGGGCGGTCGACGCGGGCTTCGCGGCCCCCCTCGACAAGGGTCTGATACCCGCGACCACCCTCGCGGAGTTCGCCAAGGGCGCCAACGACGTCTGCAAGGTGAACGACACCCTCTACTGCCTGCGCAACGACCTCTCCCAGGCGGTGCTCTGGTACAACGCGCCGCTGATGAAGAAGTTCGGCTACACCGTGCCGACGACGTGGGAGGACTACCAGGCGCTCGGCGAGAAGGTGGCCAAGGAGCACCCGGGCTTCCTCGTGGGTGACGCGGGCGACTCGTTCACTCCCGAGATCTACCTGTGGGCGAGTCAGTGCGGCGCCAACGACATCACCGGTCCGAAGTCCGTCTCGGTGAACACCACCAGTGAGGCCTGCACCAAGATGGCCAAGCTCCTCGACGTGCTGATCAAGAACAAGTCGATGTCGATCAGCGGCGTCTTCAGCACCGACTTCGGCAAGAACCAGGCCGACAAGGTGCTGCTCATGCCCGGCCCGGCCTGGTACGGCGGCGCGGTGTTCAAGGACACCCTCAAGGTGCCGGCCCAGCAGATCGGCGTGGCTCCCATCCCCCTGTGGAAGGGGCAGACCGCTCCCACCACCGGCAACGTCGGCGGCGGCACGTGGCTGCTGTCCAAGCACTCCGCCCACATCAAGGCGGCCACCGACTTCCTGAAGTGGGTCACCACCGACGACGCCTACCAGGCCCAGAAGGCACCCGGCTATCCGGCCTACGGGCCTGCCGCCGAGAAGTGGCTCAAGGCGCAGGGCGGCGTCGGCTACCTCACCGGGGACCTGAGCGCGCTGCAGGACGCGTCGAGCCAGGTCTGGCCGGGGTGGGGCTCGGGCCAGTTCAGCCAGGAGGCGATCTGGGCGGCCACCGTCAAGCCCGGCCTGACGCAGGGCAAGTCCATCGAGTCGATGCTGCCGGCCTGGCAGGACTCCATCGTCAAGTACGCCAAGTCCAACGGATACAAGGTCTCCCAGTGA
- a CDS encoding carbohydrate ABC transporter permease yields MTLSRSSSGSARRRPRGADRQGRAGIAFVAAYVLLLIAFGILPTGYAVYFAFTDAGGAFSGFDNFVTTAQDFRFMDAVSHVALYLVFWLASLVVFVVGLALLMHRLSSGAVSKSLRFLFYIPGALAGAASVLVWLFMLDPTVSPVSSLLGTLGFHTFGEVIAPGNLPLLFTIIAFWTGAGGWIVVIYGALNNIPRDVMEAARIDGANAWQTAWRVQIPMLRKWIVYMVILAFAGGAQLFVEPQLLSLASTGVAGRDYSLNQLTYDFAFQMNNINGAAAVSVELLVVSVSVAGVFVARSGFFDAD; encoded by the coding sequence GTGACGCTCAGCCGCTCCTCGTCCGGCTCTGCCCGCCGGCGCCCACGCGGCGCCGACCGGCAGGGCCGGGCCGGCATCGCCTTCGTCGCCGCCTACGTGCTCCTGCTGATCGCGTTCGGCATCCTGCCGACCGGGTACGCCGTCTACTTCGCCTTCACCGACGCCGGGGGCGCCTTCAGCGGCTTCGACAACTTCGTCACCACGGCGCAGGACTTCCGCTTCATGGACGCCGTCAGTCATGTCGCCCTGTACCTGGTGTTCTGGCTGGCCTCCCTCGTGGTGTTCGTGGTGGGCCTGGCCCTGCTCATGCACCGTCTCTCGTCAGGCGCCGTCAGCAAGTCCCTGCGGTTCCTCTTCTACATCCCCGGAGCCCTCGCCGGCGCGGCCAGTGTCCTGGTGTGGCTGTTCATGCTCGACCCGACGGTCAGCCCCGTCAGCTCACTGCTCGGCACGCTGGGCTTCCACACCTTCGGTGAGGTCATCGCCCCCGGCAACCTGCCCCTGCTGTTCACGATCATCGCGTTCTGGACCGGGGCGGGCGGCTGGATCGTCGTCATCTACGGCGCCCTCAACAACATTCCCAGGGACGTCATGGAAGCCGCGCGCATCGACGGCGCGAACGCCTGGCAGACCGCCTGGCGGGTGCAGATCCCCATGCTCCGCAAGTGGATCGTCTACATGGTGATCCTGGCCTTCGCGGGCGGCGCCCAGCTCTTCGTGGAGCCGCAACTGCTCTCCCTCGCCAGCACGGGCGTCGCGGGACGTGACTACTCGCTGAACCAGCTGACCTACGACTTCGCCTTCCAGATGAACAACATCAACGGCGCCGCCGCGGTCTCGGTGGAGCTCCTGGTCGTCAGCGTGTCGGTCGCCGGTGTCTTCGTCGCACGATCGGGGTTCTTCGATGCCGACTGA
- a CDS encoding carbohydrate ABC transporter permease: MSRTHRQSPKPRRPRPPRRLVPRLLTGSVLLVFLVFFVLPVLWLVLASTKTDQQLVHGNPLSFGSWHAFKANWDGLTAFQDNALMQWLGNSTLYAVISLVITLCVAVPAGYGLAMTEFRGRHTLLVSTLVVMLMPTATLVVPLFLEINAVHLIGTMWSIILPYSFYPFGVYLTYIYFTTAVPKDLLAAARMDGCSEFGVFRHIALPLATPVIALVGFFSFVANWTNYFLPYVMLPESDQMPIQVGVGSLLSNVPSFNPAVGTLAIQRPQLALATLLAITPVLVVFLFAQRFLVSGMLAGATKE, from the coding sequence ATGAGCCGAACCCACCGTCAGTCACCGAAACCGCGGCGTCCCCGTCCTCCGCGCCGCCTGGTGCCCCGCCTGCTGACCGGCTCCGTACTGCTCGTCTTCCTGGTGTTCTTCGTGCTGCCGGTGCTCTGGCTCGTCCTCGCGTCGACCAAGACCGACCAGCAACTCGTCCACGGCAACCCACTGTCCTTCGGCTCCTGGCACGCCTTCAAGGCCAACTGGGACGGACTCACCGCCTTCCAGGACAACGCCCTCATGCAATGGCTGGGCAACTCCACGCTGTACGCGGTGATCTCCCTGGTCATCACCCTCTGCGTGGCCGTACCTGCGGGCTACGGCCTGGCGATGACCGAGTTCCGGGGACGGCACACCCTGCTGGTCTCGACGCTCGTCGTGATGCTCATGCCCACCGCCACGCTGGTGGTGCCGCTGTTCCTGGAGATCAACGCGGTGCACCTGATCGGCACGATGTGGTCGATCATCCTGCCGTACTCGTTCTACCCGTTCGGCGTGTACCTCACCTACATCTACTTCACCACCGCCGTGCCGAAGGACCTGCTGGCGGCGGCGCGGATGGACGGCTGCTCGGAGTTCGGCGTCTTCCGGCACATCGCACTGCCGCTGGCCACCCCCGTCATCGCGCTCGTCGGCTTCTTCAGCTTCGTCGCCAACTGGACGAACTACTTCCTGCCGTACGTCATGCTCCCCGAGAGCGACCAGATGCCGATCCAGGTGGGCGTCGGAAGCCTGCTCAGCAACGTGCCGTCCTTCAACCCGGCCGTCGGCACCCTCGCCATCCAGCGCCCGCAGCTGGCCCTGGCCACCCTGCTGGCCATCACACCGGTACTGGTCGTCTTCCTGTTCGCCCAGCGCTTCCTGGTCAGCGGGATGCTCGCCGGAGCCACCAAGGAATAG
- a CDS encoding L-rhamnose mutarotase has translation MKRIAQTIRLRPEHRQEYLALHSAVWPGVEAALHRAQIRNFGIFLHGDVLFAYLEYHGDDFEADMATLEADPETQEWWKLTDPCQEPWPDRGGSRQWTELTEIWHLDPPGDDAAA, from the coding sequence ATGAAGCGCATCGCCCAGACCATCAGACTCCGGCCCGAGCACCGCCAGGAGTACCTCGCACTGCACTCCGCCGTGTGGCCCGGCGTCGAAGCGGCCCTGCACCGGGCGCAGATCCGCAACTTCGGCATCTTCCTCCACGGCGACGTCCTGTTCGCCTACCTCGAGTATCACGGCGACGACTTCGAGGCCGACATGGCCACCCTCGAAGCCGACCCCGAGACGCAGGAGTGGTGGAAGCTCACCGACCCCTGCCAGGAGCCGTGGCCCGACCGGGGCGGCTCACGTCAGTGGACGGAACTCACCGAGATCTGGCACCTCGACCCGCCCGGCGACGACGCCGCCGCCTGA
- a CDS encoding amidohydrolase family protein → MIPDPAPTPAPTLVDAHHHLWDLGRRPQPWLDDPALASISRTFTPDDLRATATRPIAGRQLHRTVVVQCLPDVHETEDLLALAEQEPLMGAVVGWADLTSPAIGDDLDRLLAGPGGSRLRSLRHLVQGETDPGWLQRPDVERGLAAVDGRGLSYDVLVRSHQLYQATALAERFPDLPQVLNHAGKPNIARGELADWRRDVQRLATHPQVVCKLSGLITEADHTTWTTADIRPVWDALFSAFGPDRLMFGSDWPVANLAGGWNRWAATVDDLLDGCAGSEVDALLAGTATAFYRLNAFR, encoded by the coding sequence GTGATCCCCGACCCCGCCCCGACCCCCGCGCCCACGCTCGTCGACGCCCACCACCACCTGTGGGACCTCGGCCGACGTCCGCAGCCCTGGCTCGACGACCCCGCCCTGGCATCGATCAGCCGCACCTTCACCCCCGACGACCTGCGCGCCACCGCGACCCGGCCGATCGCGGGCCGTCAACTGCACCGCACGGTGGTCGTGCAGTGCCTGCCGGACGTGCACGAGACCGAGGACCTGCTCGCCCTCGCGGAGCAGGAGCCGCTGATGGGAGCCGTGGTCGGCTGGGCGGACCTGACATCGCCGGCGATCGGTGACGATCTGGACCGGCTGCTCGCCGGTCCCGGCGGCTCCCGTCTGCGCTCCCTGCGCCATCTCGTCCAGGGGGAGACGGACCCCGGTTGGCTGCAACGCCCGGACGTGGAAAGGGGGTTGGCCGCGGTCGACGGTCGCGGTCTGTCCTACGACGTCCTGGTCCGCAGCCATCAGCTCTATCAGGCGACAGCCCTGGCGGAACGCTTCCCCGACCTACCCCAAGTCCTCAACCACGCGGGCAAGCCGAACATCGCCCGCGGTGAACTGGCGGACTGGCGGCGCGACGTGCAACGGCTGGCCACGCACCCGCAGGTCGTCTGCAAGCTGTCCGGACTGATCACCGAGGCCGACCACACCACGTGGACCACCGCCGACATCCGGCCCGTCTGGGACGCCCTCTTCTCCGCCTTCGGCCCCGACCGGCTGATGTTCGGCTCCGACTGGCCGGTCGCGAACCTCGCGGGCGGATGGAACCGCTGGGCGGCCACCGTGGACGACCTGCTCGACGGCTGTGCCGGCAGTGAGGTCGACGCGCTCCTCGCCGGCACGGCGACCGCCTTCTACCGACTCAACGCCTTCCGCTGA
- a CDS encoding zinc-dependent alcohol dehydrogenase, producing MTTLAVRYTAARTLDTAPAETSPPGPGEVELAPAFVGICGTDLHIFHGDMDTRVRTPAVLGHEMSGRIVRVGPDVDDWQPGDAVTVMPLRWDDTRPACRAGHQHICQHLDFIGIDSPGAMQQRWTVPATTLVRLPDSLPLDHAALVEPTAVAVHDVARAAVREGEKTVVVGGGPVGVLIALVARAAGADVRVIELSAHRRALAEQSGLTAWDPTAANVPELVRAWTQDAGADVAFEVSGAAAGVDTAVDVLGVRGRLCLVAIHPKPREINLHRFFWRELTLVGARLYDRGDFEKAVALVADGTVPADLLISKIVPLTEAPAAFEALEGGGDVMKILVDCTTRTTHADTDAGTDADAHATRGAAV from the coding sequence ATGACCACCCTCGCCGTCCGCTACACCGCCGCCCGCACCCTGGACACCGCGCCCGCCGAGACCTCCCCGCCGGGTCCGGGCGAGGTGGAACTGGCCCCCGCCTTCGTCGGGATCTGCGGCACCGACCTGCACATCTTCCACGGGGACATGGACACCCGGGTCCGCACGCCCGCCGTCCTCGGACACGAGATGTCCGGCCGCATCGTCCGCGTCGGCCCCGACGTCGACGACTGGCAGCCCGGAGACGCCGTCACCGTCATGCCCCTGCGCTGGGACGACACCCGCCCCGCCTGCCGAGCCGGCCACCAGCACATCTGCCAGCACCTCGACTTCATCGGCATCGACTCCCCCGGCGCCATGCAACAACGCTGGACCGTCCCCGCCACCACCCTCGTCCGCCTGCCCGACTCCCTCCCCCTCGACCACGCCGCGCTCGTCGAACCCACCGCCGTCGCCGTCCACGACGTCGCCCGCGCCGCGGTACGCGAGGGCGAGAAGACCGTCGTCGTCGGCGGCGGACCCGTCGGCGTCCTCATCGCCCTCGTCGCCCGAGCCGCCGGCGCCGACGTCCGCGTGATCGAACTCAGCGCCCACCGACGCGCCCTCGCCGAACAGTCCGGACTCACCGCCTGGGACCCCACCGCCGCGAACGTGCCCGAACTCGTCCGGGCATGGACCCAGGACGCCGGCGCGGACGTCGCCTTCGAGGTCTCCGGCGCCGCCGCCGGCGTCGACACCGCCGTCGACGTCCTCGGCGTACGCGGCCGCCTCTGCCTGGTCGCCATCCACCCCAAGCCCCGCGAGATCAACCTCCACCGCTTCTTCTGGCGCGAACTCACCCTCGTCGGAGCCCGGTTGTACGACCGCGGCGACTTCGAGAAGGCCGTCGCCCTCGTCGCCGACGGCACCGTCCCCGCCGACCTCCTCATCAGCAAAATCGTGCCCCTCACCGAAGCACCCGCCGCGTTCGAGGCACTCGAAGGCGGCGGCGACGTCATGAAGATCCTCGTCGACTGCACCACCCGGACCACCCACGCAGACACAGACGCCGGCACAGACGCCGACGCACACGCCACCCGGGGAGCCGCCGTATGA
- a CDS encoding DNA gyrase subunit B, with translation MTSAEDLRYDAACIEVLEGVEAVRKRPGMWVGSTGERGLYELVFEAVGRAVNAVLAAGGRVDVTLTSDGGVIVEDDGPGLPFDSDENREVTGLETMLTRYQAGREPACRHVAYVGHFHAGLIVVNALSGRLTAEVRREGVRRAQEYVRGVALVPPAAVGSTTTTGTTIAFWPDAEIFETTRYSFAVLAERLRQVAFLHRGVELSLTDHRPDAGTREVRFRFPEGVRDFVAALDAETGCSCAENVIAFEHEDPRMAGTMEVALLWCGRDARLRGFANGRRTFEGGTHLDGFRDGLATAVTEYGRDRGLLTPAAVDAGADGILEGVTAVVSVKLDHPEFLGATRTLLGGAEVRACLRDAVREHVGAWLVEHAEDAARIVDGINRRADRD, from the coding sequence TTGACGAGTGCGGAAGACCTGCGGTACGACGCTGCCTGTATTGAGGTGCTCGAGGGTGTCGAAGCCGTGCGGAAGCGACCGGGGATGTGGGTCGGCTCGACCGGCGAACGCGGGCTGTATGAACTGGTGTTCGAGGCGGTGGGCCGGGCGGTGAACGCGGTCCTGGCCGCCGGCGGCCGCGTCGACGTCACCCTCACGTCCGACGGCGGTGTGATCGTGGAGGACGACGGGCCGGGCCTTCCCTTCGACAGCGACGAAAACCGCGAAGTCACGGGCCTGGAAACGATGCTGACCCGTTATCAGGCCGGACGCGAGCCCGCCTGCCGGCACGTCGCGTACGTGGGGCACTTCCACGCGGGCCTGATCGTCGTCAACGCCCTGTCGGGCCGGCTCACGGCCGAGGTGCGGCGGGAGGGTGTGCGCCGGGCCCAGGAGTACGTCCGCGGTGTGGCTCTCGTCCCACCTGCCGCCGTGGGATCCACCACCACGACGGGCACGACCATCGCCTTCTGGCCCGACGCTGAGATCTTCGAGACGACCCGGTACTCGTTCGCCGTCCTGGCGGAGCGCCTGCGGCAAGTGGCCTTCCTCCACCGCGGCGTGGAGCTGTCACTGACCGACCACCGTCCGGACGCAGGAACGCGCGAAGTGCGCTTCCGATTCCCCGAGGGGGTAAGGGACTTCGTGGCCGCCCTCGACGCGGAGACCGGCTGCTCCTGCGCCGAAAACGTCATCGCCTTCGAGCATGAGGATCCCCGGATGGCGGGGACGATGGAGGTGGCCCTGCTGTGGTGCGGCCGCGACGCCCGCCTGCGCGGCTTCGCCAACGGTCGACGCACGTTCGAGGGCGGGACGCACCTTGACGGCTTCCGCGACGGGCTGGCGACGGCGGTCACGGAGTACGGACGCGACCGCGGGCTGCTGACGCCGGCCGCCGTCGACGCCGGAGCCGACGGGATCCTGGAGGGCGTCACGGCCGTTGTCTCGGTGAAGCTCGACCATCCCGAGTTCCTGGGCGCCACCCGTACGCTCCTGGGCGGTGCGGAGGTGCGCGCCTGTCTTCGTGACGCCGTCCGGGAACATGTCGGCGCCTGGCTCGTCGAGCACGCGGAGGACGCCGCGCGGATCGTCGACGGGATCAACCGGCGCGCCGACCGGGACTGA